From one Pseudanabaena sp. FACHB-2040 genomic stretch:
- a CDS encoding ABC transporter permease, with protein MTVNLRKRFFRASDRNRQAANVSVILMWVGIAITLVFILVALLAPLLQSWGILLDPTAALDNPIHQPPSAEHWFGTTRQGYDVFSRTLFGTRAAWQVVLLATVMSVAIGVPLGMVSGYLGGRLDRALLFFMDTIYTLPGLLLSITLAFVVGRGVINAAIALSIAYIPQYYRVVRNHTVSIKTELFIEAAQAMGASTWAVLNRYLFVNVIQSVPVLFTLNAADAILILGGLGFLGLGLPEQIPEWGADIRQALDALPTGIWWTALFPGLTLTLMVAGLSLVGEGLNDLVNPLLRRENWK; from the coding sequence ATGACTGTCAACCTCCGTAAACGCTTTTTCCGCGCTAGCGATCGCAACCGCCAGGCGGCAAACGTCTCAGTCATTTTGATGTGGGTAGGCATTGCCATCACTCTGGTGTTTATCCTGGTGGCGCTGCTGGCCCCACTGCTGCAGTCTTGGGGCATTTTGCTCGACCCCACGGCAGCGCTAGACAACCCCATTCATCAGCCCCCCTCAGCAGAGCATTGGTTTGGCACCACCCGCCAGGGCTACGATGTCTTCTCTCGCACCCTGTTTGGCACTCGGGCTGCTTGGCAGGTGGTGCTGCTGGCTACCGTCATGAGCGTTGCCATTGGCGTGCCGCTGGGCATGGTCAGCGGCTACCTGGGCGGGCGGCTAGACCGGGCGCTGCTGTTCTTTATGGACACGATCTACACTTTGCCGGGGCTGCTGCTGTCGATCACGCTGGCTTTTGTGGTGGGTCGGGGGGTGATCAACGCTGCGATCGCACTTAGCATTGCCTACATTCCCCAGTACTATCGGGTGGTTCGCAACCATACAGTCAGCATTAAGACCGAGCTGTTTATTGAAGCGGCCCAGGCCATGGGAGCCTCGACCTGGGCAGTGCTCAACCGCTATCTGTTTGTCAACGTGATTCAAAGTGTGCCGGTGCTCTTTACCCTTAATGCTGCCGACGCCATTTTGATTTTGGGGGGACTGGGCTTTTTAGGCTTAGGTCTGCCGGAGCAAATCCCGGAGTGGGGGGCCGACATCCGGCAGGCGCTCGATGCACTGCCTACCGGCATTTGGTGGACGGCACTCTTTCCCGGTCTGACCCTGACCCTGATGGTAGCGGGCCTGTCGCTAGTGGGTGAAGGGCTCAACGACTTGGTCAATCCTCTGCTGCGACGTGAAAACTGGAAGTAG
- a CDS encoding NYN domain-containing protein yields the protein MNKRIAIFWDLENVKLRRLRRNQALLASIFNFARSRGKVQTFNVYGSLTGKYQSAFQASCLEAKACYVSIESAKKNALDEKLVFDCVKAINHIACPEVVILVSGDKDYKALIECLRRLNIYVVVLAQSELGSLRLRKIANEFHAISNLLNLQGAA from the coding sequence ATGAACAAGAGAATTGCCATTTTCTGGGATCTTGAAAATGTTAAGCTTCGTCGGCTACGCCGTAATCAAGCTTTACTGGCTTCCATCTTTAATTTCGCTAGGAGTAGAGGAAAGGTCCAAACTTTCAATGTCTATGGCAGTTTGACGGGCAAATATCAGAGTGCCTTTCAAGCGTCTTGCTTAGAAGCAAAAGCTTGCTATGTCTCTATTGAGTCTGCTAAAAAGAACGCTTTGGACGAGAAGTTGGTGTTTGATTGTGTGAAGGCGATAAATCATATCGCTTGTCCCGAAGTCGTAATACTTGTTTCTGGTGACAAAGACTACAAAGCTTTGATTGAGTGCCTGAGACGCCTTAATATTTATGTTGTCGTCTTGGCTCAAAGTGAGCTTGGCAGCCTCCGTCTAAGAAAGATTGCTAATGAGTTTCATGCAATTTCTAATTTGTTGAATTTGCAAGGAGCGGCTTGA
- a CDS encoding NAD(P)/FAD-dependent oxidoreductase, translating to MTSRQQICILGGGFGGLYTALRLSKLPWPKAEIPEIVLVDQQDRFLFSPLLYELVTGELQTWEVAPPYEELLANTGIRFHQSSVSAIDLEGRQVTLGDGATLAYDRLVLALGGETPMDWVPGVAEHALAFRSLDDANRLRERLRILEASEAEKIRVAVIGGGYSGVELACKLAERLGSRGRLRLVEQATEILRTSPEHNRQVALQALSDQGVWLDLETTVESVTENSLSLKYRDQIDIIPVELVLWTVGVKMNPAVEALSLKRSDRNRIAITSTLQAIDHPEVFALGDVAECLDAESQQVPASAQAAMQQADYVGWNIWASLTERPLLPFRYQHLGEMMTLGTDKATLTGLGLQLEGEMAHIARRLAYLYRMPTLDHQIRVGLNWISKPLRDILSV from the coding sequence ATGACTTCTCGTCAGCAAATCTGCATTCTCGGCGGCGGCTTTGGCGGTCTCTACACGGCTCTGCGCCTGAGCAAGCTGCCCTGGCCCAAAGCCGAAATTCCCGAAATTGTTTTGGTGGATCAGCAGGATCGCTTTCTCTTTAGCCCGCTGCTCTACGAACTGGTCACAGGAGAGCTGCAAACCTGGGAGGTTGCGCCGCCCTACGAAGAACTGCTGGCCAATACGGGCATTCGCTTTCACCAGTCCAGCGTCAGCGCGATTGATTTAGAAGGTCGCCAGGTAACGCTGGGTGATGGGGCCACGCTGGCCTATGACCGGCTGGTGCTGGCGTTGGGCGGCGAAACGCCGATGGACTGGGTGCCTGGAGTCGCTGAGCACGCTCTGGCCTTTCGCTCGTTGGATGATGCGAACCGCCTCAGGGAGCGACTGCGGATATTGGAGGCCAGTGAGGCCGAAAAAATTCGGGTAGCGGTCATTGGCGGCGGCTACAGCGGCGTAGAGCTGGCCTGCAAGTTGGCAGAGCGGCTAGGCTCGCGCGGGCGGCTGCGGCTGGTGGAGCAGGCCACAGAAATTTTGCGCACATCGCCTGAACACAACCGGCAGGTAGCCCTGCAGGCGCTCTCGGATCAGGGCGTCTGGCTTGATCTAGAAACGACCGTTGAATCGGTGACTGAAAACAGCCTCAGCCTGAAGTACCGGGACCAGATTGACATCATTCCCGTCGAGCTGGTGCTGTGGACGGTGGGCGTGAAGATGAATCCGGCAGTGGAGGCGCTGTCTCTAAAGCGGAGCGATCGCAACCGCATTGCCATCACCTCAACGCTGCAGGCCATCGATCATCCCGAAGTGTTTGCCCTGGGCGACGTGGCGGAATGTCTAGATGCAGAAAGCCAACAGGTGCCCGCCTCGGCCCAGGCCGCTATGCAGCAGGCCGATTATGTGGGCTGGAACATTTGGGCTTCGCTGACAGAGCGACCGCTGCTGCCTTTCCGCTACCAGCATCTGGGCGAAATGATGACCTTAGGCACCGACAAAGCCACCCTGACCGGGCTGGGCCTGCAGCTTGAAGGCGAAATGGCTCATATAGCCCGTCGTCTGGCCTATCTTTACCGGATGCCCACCCTAGATCACCAGATTCGCGTCGGCTTGAACTGGATTAGCAAACCGCTTCGAGATATCCTCTCGGTGTGA
- the rnc gene encoding ribonuclease III codes for MMLRLMKQSKLPKFSNPKLLIKAMTHKSYANEHGELEADNERLEFLGDAILNFVCGELLYREFSQKPEGELTQLRASLVDKTQLAEFAIALDLNQHLRLGKGVEKSGGRSNPRLLSSAFEALVGAYFLDQGSTIDLVQDFVEPLFQRALAQRGATSNTANYKSRFQEWALAEFGEVPEYVIIEEAGPDHAKRFVSEVWVKGKPYGRGKGRKKQEAEKQAARSALETLGLLL; via the coding sequence ATGATGTTGAGGCTTATGAAACAATCCAAACTGCCGAAATTTAGTAACCCTAAACTGTTGATTAAAGCCATGACTCATAAGTCTTACGCTAATGAACACGGCGAATTGGAAGCAGACAATGAGCGACTTGAGTTTTTAGGGGATGCGATTCTCAACTTTGTCTGTGGTGAGCTGCTGTATCGGGAGTTTTCTCAAAAGCCGGAAGGAGAGTTGACTCAGCTTCGGGCTTCGCTGGTAGACAAAACACAGCTAGCAGAATTTGCGATCGCACTCGATCTCAACCAACATCTCCGGTTGGGAAAAGGCGTAGAGAAAAGTGGAGGCCGGTCCAACCCCCGTTTGCTCAGTAGTGCTTTTGAAGCTTTGGTTGGTGCTTATTTTCTTGATCAAGGCTCCACGATTGATTTAGTTCAAGACTTCGTAGAGCCATTGTTTCAGCGAGCACTGGCTCAGCGGGGAGCGACCAGCAATACTGCCAACTACAAGAGCCGGTTCCAAGAGTGGGCACTGGCAGAGTTTGGGGAAGTGCCGGAGTACGTCATCATAGAAGAAGCAGGCCCAGACCACGCTAAGCGGTTTGTTTCTGAAGTGTGGGTCAAAGGTAAACCCTATGGCCGGGGTAAGGGGCGAAAAAAGCAGGAGGCCGAGAAGCAAGCCGCTCGCTCTGCCCTAGAAACCTTAGGATTACTGCTATAA
- a CDS encoding DUF3685 domain-containing protein, with protein MSPDSLRLMLVDEDPVFRLGLKIWLEQSAGFEVAAEASQGEEALALLAARCRPPTDSEAEADEVESEPAADTLPDLDLVILDLGLGEGMPDQLPGLQLCAAIKSRYPTLPVLVLSSRTEPVLQAAARQMGADAYGARGMPVRELAQLIEQLAGPPSQGIEIQAPAMAAETFTRLVPSPLTALRISLRLSSLQQIEAAIAELSNAQRSGTSSALSEALLAGRYRELRAARWLIKRILATPGFSDQWSPVTAAEPASAAAPPPQRIEPMAEANLPEPGRNLVPTTSDRLSLQRGDLQTVVFESVFRKLQSPLENISGLPLEIDILREEKKRELLFLTLRKLEDALDDLRQARLLPGQLTVTCPDILRDVWQAVITDFFGRYYTLEVGVLEQPVVKTLLLEETTVQTAILNKIPQVPLLLGHLLFQEAMVVDGSAYLATTPEALGRSRLLLENLLIQVANAVMQPLLNRFADIEEIKKYLYQRRIMSTRDIERFRNDLSWRYRWDSLLNEPKAVFESQHRLLMLTERGIQTRFVYAPRQEELDRLSGLQLSVTLAIEARDAIAPRLRTTISFLGSGLVYLLTDVVGRGIGLIGRGILKGVGSAWNDPKYRRKG; from the coding sequence ATGAGCCCTGACTCCCTACGTCTGATGCTGGTGGATGAAGACCCGGTCTTTCGCCTGGGTCTAAAGATTTGGCTGGAGCAGTCTGCCGGATTTGAAGTAGCCGCCGAAGCCAGTCAGGGAGAAGAGGCTCTAGCCCTACTGGCCGCTCGCTGCCGTCCCCCAACTGATAGCGAGGCTGAAGCAGACGAAGTAGAGTCTGAGCCTGCCGCAGACACTCTGCCCGACCTCGATCTGGTGATCTTAGATCTGGGCTTGGGCGAGGGAATGCCCGACCAGCTGCCAGGGCTGCAGCTCTGTGCCGCCATCAAGTCTCGGTATCCCACATTGCCGGTGCTGGTGCTCAGCAGCCGCACCGAACCCGTGCTGCAGGCAGCCGCCCGGCAGATGGGAGCCGACGCCTATGGCGCGCGAGGCATGCCCGTGCGGGAGCTGGCTCAGCTCATCGAGCAGCTGGCCGGGCCACCCTCTCAGGGGATCGAAATACAGGCCCCTGCAATGGCAGCAGAAACCTTTACCCGGCTTGTTCCTAGCCCCCTCACCGCCCTGCGGATTAGCCTGCGTCTATCCTCGCTCCAGCAGATTGAAGCCGCCATTGCCGAACTGAGCAATGCTCAACGATCAGGCACAAGCTCTGCCCTATCAGAGGCACTGCTAGCCGGACGCTACCGGGAGCTGCGAGCCGCCCGCTGGCTGATCAAACGCATTTTGGCCACCCCTGGCTTCTCCGATCAATGGTCCCCGGTCACTGCCGCAGAGCCCGCCTCAGCCGCTGCACCGCCGCCTCAACGAATCGAGCCAATGGCCGAGGCCAACCTGCCAGAGCCAGGCCGAAACCTGGTGCCAACGACCTCCGATCGGCTCAGCCTGCAGCGCGGCGACCTGCAGACCGTCGTTTTTGAAAGCGTCTTTCGCAAGCTGCAAAGCCCCTTGGAAAACATCAGCGGCCTGCCTCTAGAAATTGATATTTTGCGAGAGGAGAAAAAACGTGAACTGCTCTTCCTCACCCTGCGCAAGTTAGAAGATGCCCTAGACGACTTGCGCCAAGCTCGCCTATTACCAGGACAGCTCACTGTAACCTGCCCAGACATTCTGCGAGACGTTTGGCAGGCCGTGATTACTGACTTTTTTGGCCGCTACTACACCCTGGAGGTAGGCGTGCTAGAGCAGCCAGTTGTGAAAACGCTGCTGCTAGAAGAAACCACAGTACAGACTGCCATCCTCAACAAAATTCCCCAAGTGCCTCTGCTGCTGGGCCATCTGCTATTTCAAGAAGCAATGGTTGTAGACGGCAGCGCCTATCTAGCTACCACCCCAGAAGCCCTCGGGCGCAGCCGCCTGCTGCTAGAGAACCTGCTGATCCAGGTTGCCAATGCCGTTATGCAGCCCCTGCTCAACCGTTTTGCCGATATCGAAGAAATCAAAAAATATCTCTACCAACGCCGCATCATGTCTACCCGCGACATTGAACGGTTTCGCAACGATCTTTCCTGGCGCTACCGTTGGGACTCTCTGCTAAACGAACCCAAGGCCGTCTTCGAAAGCCAGCACCGCCTGCTAATGCTGACCGAACGCGGCATCCAAACCCGCTTTGTCTACGCCCCTCGTCAAGAAGAGCTCGATCGGCTTTCTGGCCTACAGCTCTCAGTCACCCTAGCCATTGAAGCTAGAGATGCGATCGCACCTCGCCTCCGCACCACCATCTCCTTTCTGGGCAGCGGCCTAGTCTACCTTCTCACCGACGTCGTCGGTCGCGGCATTGGCCTAATTGGCCGAGGCATCCTCAAAGGAGTCGGCAGTGCCTGGAACGATCCAAAGTATCGGCGCAAGGGGTGA
- a CDS encoding DUF1361 domain-containing protein, protein MREHFIQIASVFSNRYSGWILWNLFLAFIPLALSFWLFRQRRPVPRNALWWLALIVYVAFLPNAPYVLTDIIHFIRATRDGLSIIALTVAYIPLHVLSILAGFEAYVVSLLNQGQYLRNQGAKRYVLWAELMTHALAAVGVFIGRFRRFNSWDIISDPDEVLLQTLDDLTSRRPLAVILAMFLIIAGLYWLFKQITLGLVLRMRYARLGKEIEL, encoded by the coding sequence ATGCGAGAACATTTTATTCAAATTGCCTCTGTCTTTTCTAATCGCTACAGCGGCTGGATTCTTTGGAATTTATTCCTTGCCTTTATCCCGCTGGCGCTGAGTTTTTGGCTGTTTCGGCAGCGTCGGCCTGTACCTCGCAACGCCCTCTGGTGGCTGGCCCTGATTGTCTACGTCGCATTTCTGCCGAATGCACCCTACGTGCTGACAGACATTATTCACTTCATTCGCGCCACCCGCGATGGGCTTTCCATCATTGCGCTGACGGTCGCCTATATCCCGCTGCACGTGCTGTCAATTTTGGCCGGGTTTGAAGCCTACGTCGTATCTCTGCTGAACCAAGGGCAGTATCTTCGCAATCAAGGGGCCAAACGGTATGTCCTCTGGGCCGAACTGATGACCCATGCCCTGGCTGCAGTTGGGGTGTTTATTGGCCGCTTTCGCCGTTTCAACAGCTGGGATATTATCTCCGATCCAGACGAGGTGCTGCTGCAAACGCTTGACGACCTGACCTCAAGGCGGCCACTGGCGGTCATTCTGGCGATGTTTTTGATTATTGCTGGACTGTACTGGCTATTTAAGCAGATTACCTTGGGGTTAGTGCTGCGGATGCGCTATGCCCGTTTAGGCAAGGAAATCGAGCTATAA
- a CDS encoding HAD-IA family hydrolase, protein MGQPKVIFLDAVGTLFGVQGSVGEAYVRVAEQFSVACDASAVDQAFFAAFKAAAPMAFPDSEPTDVPHQEYLWWDAIARQTFDQVGVLSQFANFDDFFAKLYAYFASAEPWFVYPDTLNSLERWQARGIELGVLSNFDSRIYSVLEALDLAEFFQSVTISTEVGAPKPDPLIFATALQKHHCTAKDAWHVGDSYKEDYEGATAAGLKGIWLNRQRR, encoded by the coding sequence ATGGGTCAGCCAAAAGTCATTTTTCTAGATGCAGTCGGTACGCTGTTTGGGGTGCAGGGCAGCGTTGGTGAGGCGTATGTTCGCGTCGCTGAGCAGTTTAGTGTAGCCTGCGACGCCTCTGCTGTTGACCAAGCGTTTTTTGCTGCCTTCAAGGCCGCCGCGCCGATGGCGTTTCCAGACAGCGAACCCACTGATGTGCCCCATCAGGAATATCTCTGGTGGGATGCGATCGCACGACAGACCTTTGATCAGGTCGGCGTTTTGTCTCAGTTTGCCAACTTCGACGACTTCTTTGCCAAGCTGTACGCCTACTTTGCCAGCGCCGAACCCTGGTTTGTCTACCCCGACACGCTCAACTCTTTGGAACGCTGGCAGGCCAGGGGCATTGAGCTGGGCGTGCTCTCCAACTTCGATTCACGCATTTACTCAGTGCTAGAAGCTTTGGATCTGGCGGAGTTCTTTCAGTCGGTGACGATCTCGACAGAGGTGGGGGCTCCTAAGCCAGACCCGCTGATCTTTGCCACAGCCCTACAAAAGCACCACTGCACGGCAAAAGATGCCTGGCATGTAGGAGACAGCTATAAAGAAGACTACGAAGGAGCCACCGCCGCTGGGCTTAAGGGCATCTGGCTCAATCGGCAGCGGCGTTAA
- a CDS encoding ROK family protein produces MGTDLAQVIGVDLGGTAIKLGRFTPAGTCLASLSVPTPQPATPEAVIEAMAAAIADLDPNDEAAAIGIGTPGPTDAAGRVARVAINLAGWQDVPVADWLEAKTKRPTVLANDANCAGLGEAWLGAGRAFKDLILLTLGTGVGGALILDGKLFVGRHGTAGELGLITLNPEGPPCNSGNRGSLEQYCSVQAVRRQTGLEPGEVAAKAEAGEEDAIAFWQQYGRHLGAGLASLIYIVTPEAVILGGGISAGARWFLPTVKAEIEQRVLPSSRENLQILIAELGNQAGIVGAARLALQTLGTASQELS; encoded by the coding sequence ATGGGTACGGATCTGGCGCAGGTAATCGGGGTAGATTTGGGCGGTACCGCCATTAAGCTGGGGCGCTTTACGCCAGCGGGCACCTGTCTGGCCTCATTAAGCGTGCCGACGCCGCAGCCCGCTACGCCAGAAGCCGTGATCGAGGCGATGGCGGCTGCGATCGCAGATCTCGATCCCAACGATGAAGCTGCCGCCATCGGTATTGGCACCCCTGGCCCCACCGATGCTGCCGGACGAGTGGCGCGGGTAGCTATCAACTTAGCAGGCTGGCAGGATGTGCCAGTCGCCGACTGGCTAGAGGCCAAAACCAAGCGCCCCACCGTACTAGCCAACGATGCCAACTGTGCTGGGCTAGGAGAAGCCTGGCTGGGGGCTGGTCGCGCCTTCAAAGATCTGATTTTGCTGACCCTAGGCACCGGCGTTGGGGGAGCCTTGATTCTAGACGGCAAGCTGTTTGTGGGCCGCCACGGCACCGCCGGAGAATTGGGACTGATTACTCTCAACCCCGAGGGGCCGCCCTGCAACAGCGGCAACCGAGGCTCTTTAGAGCAGTACTGCTCGGTGCAGGCGGTGCGGCGACAAACCGGATTAGAGCCGGGAGAGGTGGCAGCCAAAGCTGAGGCTGGAGAGGAGGATGCGATCGCATTCTGGCAGCAGTATGGTCGCCACCTGGGAGCGGGGCTAGCCAGCTTGATCTATATCGTCACGCCCGAAGCTGTGATTTTGGGCGGGGGTATCAGTGCCGGGGCGCGCTGGTTTCTACCCACAGTCAAAGCGGAGATTGAACAGCGGGTATTGCCCAGTTCCCGCGAAAACCTGCAAATTCTCATTGCCGAGTTGGGCAACCAGGCCGGAATTGTCGGGGCTGCCCGCCTGGCGCTGCAAACGTTGGGGACTGCCAGCCAGGAACTTAGCTGA
- a CDS encoding glycogen/starch/alpha-glucan phosphorylase, whose translation MTLAANPQSLSGMSVEDDRTGLSVETLRRAFLDNLFYIQGKFPRLATKHDYYLALAYTVRDRMLQRWLGSAATYTDLQSRTVCYLSAEFLMGPHLGNNLINLGIYDQVKEAMDSVCVNIDDLLTTEEEPGLGNGGLGRLAACYLDSLATLGIPSVGYGIRYEFGIFSQEIRDGWQVELTDKWLRYGNPWEVARPDWAVHVKLGGHTETYQDEQGRQRVRWIPAREVVGMPYDTPILGYQVNTANTLRLWSAEAPESFDFEAFNRGDYYQAVQKKMVSENLSKVLYPNDERLEGKQLRLEQQYFFVSCSLQDMFRILKGQGLPVERFHEKFAIQLNDTHPAVAVAELMRLLLDEHGLDWESAWAITQKTVAFTNHTLLPEALERWTLSLFGRLLPRHLEIIFDINTRFLEQVRLKFPGDQERIARMSLIDESGERYVRMANLACAGSLAINGVADLHTELLKKTVLRDFYEFSPEKFSNKTNGVTPRRWIVLSNPRMTRLISSKIGDGWIKHLEDLRQLEGYAEDAAFRAEWRQVKQAVKYDLALHIEKHMGITVDPYSLFDVQVKRIHEYKRQHLNVLHIIALYNRLRHNPDLEITSRTFLFGGKAAPGYFMAKLIIKFINAVGEVVNNDPLTRDRMRVIFLPNFNVSNGQRIYPASDLSEQISTAGYEASGTGNMKFAMNGALTIGTLDGANVEIRKEVGEDNFFLFGLTAEEVMQLKKHGYHPLDYFDTNSELKEVVELIAGGHFSNGDRDLFKPLVDQLMLSDPYLLLADYQPYIDCQNEVGRAYQDPERWSRMSILNAARTGKFSSDRAIHEYCQDIWKVKPVPIDLQAYSFDAGSCELPSLE comes from the coding sequence ATGACTCTAGCAGCGAATCCCCAGTCCCTCTCAGGAATGAGCGTTGAGGACGATCGCACTGGCCTTAGCGTAGAAACTTTAAGACGGGCCTTCCTAGATAATCTTTTCTACATTCAGGGTAAGTTTCCCCGGCTTGCCACTAAGCACGATTATTATTTGGCCTTGGCCTATACGGTGCGCGATCGCATGTTGCAGCGCTGGCTAGGCAGTGCCGCTACCTATACCGATCTGCAGTCGCGTACGGTCTGCTATCTGTCAGCTGAGTTTCTCATGGGGCCTCACTTGGGCAACAACCTAATTAACCTGGGCATTTACGATCAGGTGAAAGAGGCGATGGACTCCGTTTGCGTCAACATAGATGATCTGTTGACGACCGAGGAAGAGCCAGGCCTAGGCAATGGTGGCTTGGGGCGCTTAGCTGCCTGCTACCTCGATTCTCTGGCGACGCTGGGCATTCCCTCGGTGGGCTACGGCATTCGCTACGAGTTTGGCATCTTCAGCCAGGAGATCCGAGACGGCTGGCAGGTGGAGCTGACCGATAAATGGCTGCGCTACGGCAACCCCTGGGAGGTTGCTCGACCCGACTGGGCGGTTCACGTCAAGCTAGGGGGCCACACTGAAACTTACCAAGATGAGCAGGGCCGACAGCGGGTGCGCTGGATTCCCGCCCGCGAAGTGGTTGGCATGCCTTACGACACGCCGATTCTGGGCTATCAGGTGAATACGGCCAATACCCTGCGGCTGTGGAGCGCCGAGGCTCCTGAGTCCTTCGACTTCGAAGCCTTTAACCGGGGTGACTACTACCAGGCCGTTCAGAAAAAGATGGTCTCAGAAAATCTGAGCAAGGTGCTCTACCCCAACGATGAGCGGCTAGAGGGCAAACAGCTGCGGCTAGAGCAGCAGTATTTCTTTGTGTCCTGCTCGCTGCAGGATATGTTCCGCATTCTCAAGGGGCAGGGTTTACCGGTCGAGCGCTTTCACGAGAAATTTGCGATTCAGCTCAACGATACCCATCCTGCTGTAGCGGTGGCCGAACTGATGCGGCTATTGCTCGATGAGCACGGACTGGACTGGGAAAGTGCCTGGGCGATCACTCAAAAAACGGTTGCCTTCACCAACCATACCCTGCTACCAGAAGCGCTGGAGCGCTGGACACTTAGCCTGTTTGGACGGCTGCTGCCCCGTCACCTAGAGATTATTTTTGACATCAACACCCGCTTTTTAGAGCAGGTGCGGCTTAAGTTTCCGGGAGATCAAGAGCGGATTGCCCGGATGTCTTTGATCGATGAGTCAGGCGAGCGCTATGTGCGGATGGCCAACCTGGCCTGCGCGGGCAGCTTGGCTATTAATGGGGTGGCTGACCTCCACACTGAACTGCTGAAAAAGACAGTGCTGCGGGACTTCTACGAGTTTTCGCCTGAAAAGTTTAGCAACAAGACCAACGGCGTTACCCCACGCCGCTGGATTGTCTTGAGCAATCCCCGCATGACTCGGCTGATTTCGAGCAAAATTGGCGACGGCTGGATTAAGCACTTAGAAGATCTGCGCCAGCTAGAGGGCTATGCCGAAGATGCCGCATTCCGGGCAGAGTGGCGGCAGGTGAAGCAGGCTGTCAAATACGACTTGGCGCTGCATATTGAAAAGCACATGGGCATTACCGTCGATCCCTACTCGCTGTTTGATGTGCAGGTAAAGCGAATCCACGAGTACAAGCGCCAGCACCTCAACGTGCTGCACATCATCGCGCTTTACAACCGCCTGCGACACAACCCAGATTTAGAGATTACCTCGCGTACCTTCCTCTTCGGCGGCAAAGCGGCTCCCGGCTATTTCATGGCCAAGCTGATAATTAAGTTCATCAACGCGGTGGGTGAGGTGGTGAACAATGACCCGCTGACGCGCGATCGCATGCGGGTGATCTTCCTGCCCAACTTCAATGTCTCCAACGGGCAGCGTATCTATCCGGCCTCGGATCTGTCGGAGCAGATTTCGACGGCAGGCTACGAAGCCTCAGGTACTGGCAACATGAAATTTGCCATGAATGGGGCGCTGACCATTGGCACCCTCGATGGAGCTAACGTCGAGATCCGCAAAGAAGTTGGGGAAGACAACTTCTTCTTGTTTGGCCTGACCGCTGAAGAAGTGATGCAGCTAAAAAAACACGGCTATCACCCTCTGGATTACTTTGATACCAATTCTGAGCTTAAAGAAGTGGTTGAACTGATAGCTGGGGGCCATTTCTCCAACGGCGATCGCGACCTGTTCAAGCCGCTGGTTGATCAGCTTATGCTCAGCGATCCCTATCTGCTGCTGGCCGACTACCAGCCCTACATCGACTGTCAAAATGAGGTGGGCCGGGCCTATCAAGACCCTGAGCGCTGGAGCCGCATGTCTATTCTCAATGCGGCCCGAACCGGCAAGTTTTCCTCGGATCGGGCGATTCATGAGTACTGCCAGGACATCTGGAAGGTGAAGCCGGTGCCCATCGACCTCCAAGCCTACAGCTTTGATGCCGGTAGCTGTGAACTGCCTAGCCTAGAGTAA
- a CDS encoding pentapeptide repeat-containing protein, with amino-acid sequence MNLSNFMCRSSSCFSRLTWGHWASRVGAIAAATLLAHGSAQAWNPGHLQQLLITNECAGCDLSQAVLASARLNQTNLTRANLAGAQLQESSLLSGNLMGANLSQADLSRATLVGADLTQANLENALLIGTNLSRSTLTQARLPGANLQGAQMTEVRLFEADLQGSGLQEANLLRSNLSRVNLDEADLTQADLFQVNLVRASLRGANLTGADLRAARLARADLQGANLTDAKLQDAGVQGANLSEAIFCNTQMPNGQINNSGC; translated from the coding sequence ATGAATCTCTCAAACTTTATGTGCCGCTCGAGTAGCTGCTTTTCCAGACTCACCTGGGGGCACTGGGCCAGTAGGGTCGGAGCCATTGCTGCAGCCACCTTGTTAGCCCACGGCAGCGCCCAAGCCTGGAATCCTGGCCACCTACAGCAGCTCCTGATTACTAATGAGTGTGCTGGCTGTGACTTAAGCCAAGCTGTTCTCGCCAGCGCTCGGTTAAATCAAACTAACTTGACCCGAGCTAACCTAGCAGGTGCCCAACTCCAAGAGTCTTCCCTACTCAGCGGCAATCTAATGGGCGCTAACCTGAGCCAGGCAGACCTAAGCCGAGCCACGCTGGTTGGAGCCGATCTCACCCAAGCCAATCTAGAAAATGCTCTCCTGATCGGAACTAACCTGAGCCGTTCAACGCTGACCCAGGCTCGACTGCCTGGAGCTAACCTGCAAGGGGCACAGATGACAGAGGTGCGTCTGTTCGAGGCCGATTTGCAGGGCAGCGGCCTTCAGGAAGCTAACCTGCTGCGGAGCAACCTGAGCCGGGTGAATCTTGATGAAGCTGACCTCACCCAGGCCGATCTATTCCAGGTCAATCTAGTCAGGGCATCGCTACGAGGCGCTAATTTGACCGGAGCCGACCTGCGTGCCGCTCGTCTAGCCAGAGCAGATTTGCAGGGAGCCAATCTGACCGATGCTAAGTTGCAAGATGCCGGTGTGCAGGGGGCCAATCTATCTGAGGCGATCTTTTGTAATACTCAAATGCCCAACGGCCAAATCAACAATTCTGGCTGTTAA